Below is a genomic region from Culicoides brevitarsis isolate CSIRO-B50_1 chromosome 2, AGI_CSIRO_Cbre_v1, whole genome shotgun sequence.
AAGAACCGGAAATCTCCCGGTTTCGACTCTGTGCGAAATGTTGCACTGAAGAACTTGAGTCAAGTTGGAATCATGTTCCTTACCTGTCTCATCAACGCTCTATTTAAGCTCGAGTACTTTCCAACGGATTGGAAGACAGCAAAAGTGATTGCTTTGTGTAAGGCTGGAAAACCAGCTAGCAATCCCTCGAGCTATAGACCAATCAGTTTGCTTGCTGGCTGCAGCAAAGTGGTTGAAGAGATTGTCGCAACGACAGTGAAGCAAGTGATGCGAGACAAAGGGGTGTTGCCAAACTTTCAGTTTGGTTTTCGCGAAGGACACAGTACAAATCATGCACTCATGAACTTGACTAATGACATTAAAAGTGACATTACAAAGAAAAGAACGGATGTACTGACTAGCTTGGACATACAAAAGGCTTTTGACGCCGTTTGGCTGAAGGGacttttgtataaaatgtCGATCCTCGAATTCCCCAAGTATGTCATTCGCTTGACTGCCACGTATCTCAAGGATCGGAAATTTAGAGTGTTTGTGAACGGATGCACATCTGAGGTGGCAAGTGCGCCTGACGGACTCCCGGAAGGATCGAAATTGGGACCGATcttctttaacatttttgtttccGACATTCCAAGGCTTGATTTTACGAGATTACAGATGTTCGCGGATGATACCGCTGTTCTCGCCTCATCTATCTATCCCAGTGTTGCCCTTGCTCGTATGCAGACGCACTTGAATGCACTTAAGGTGTATTTTGACCGCTGGAGGATGAGCGTGAATGCGACGAAAACAGAATTTATGATTCTGACGCGCAACAGACGTGACACGACGAACGCCCAACTCTTTTTTGGTGACGAGCGCATCAAACGTGTTGATGAAATGAAGATCCTCGGGATCTTCATTGACAAGCGCTTGACGTTTTCACGTCACATTGAAAAAGCCGTTGCTAAGTCAACATTAGTGACGAGGAAGCTCCTAGGTCTCCTCAAGTCGGACAGTGGACTCGGACTGAAAAACAGACTCACGATCTACAAGGTCTTTGTGAGATCTGTACTGACCTACGGTATTCCCGTATGGCGAGGAGCTAGCTTGACGAATCTTCGAAGGATCCAAGTGGTCCAGAACAAGTTTCTCAGAGCAGCTTTCAACCTCCGTCCCGATCCAGTCACGTTCTCGCAAGTCACAACAAACGAACTTCACGAAATGGCACAGATTGAGTCGATTTGCGACTTTGGCACTCGCATCCTCAATCTGATGCGTGACAGAGCCGAGCATCAGTCTAATCCGCTGATTCGCTCCCTTTTTGGGCTCCCGGAGCACTAATGACTTCCTCTTCTATTGTCTTTtgtcgtttttatttattttgtattttatttgttgagtAGTTTTAAgtgtagaatatttttatttttttttttttttggttgaagCAACTTTTTCTGTGCGGTTTCATGCTTTTCCGCACATTACACTCTGAAATAGCAAAGACTAAAGTCACCACGTTCGGATTTATCCAGAGATGTATGGTTAGTATTAGGACGATATCCCATCAGAGAATGGTAGGACGGCAGTGATAGTATCGACTAGGTCTGCCCAAAGTACTTGACTTCATGCGCAACACATATAAAAATTGTCGCaacacaaaacgaaaaaaaaaagagttcaataaaaaaatcagttgtttaaaaaaaaaaaaaaaaaaaaaaaattcaaatttagcaGGCTAACGCTAGTTGTACATATTTTggctaaaaacaaaataaaaaatcgctttgtaatcttttttattttaaggattGTTAGAAAACTGCTTTTCATATCGGAAAGCAGTTGTTTtgctacgtttttttttcaaattttattttatcgaatCACAGGAAGAGCTTTTAATATTCATGGAACTATGTTCAGAAGGAACACTTGAGTCAATTATAGAGCTATCTGGAGGCCTTCATGAGAGTATGACACGGCGTTATACAGCACAATTGCTGCTaggtatatatttttcaagaaatgaaATAtgtaagaataataataagaaaaattctctaaattttaatctcaAGCATGTCAAGTATTGCATCAAAATGGTATAGCGCATAGAGATATAAAGCcagcaaacatttttttaactaatgaTCGAGGTTGTTTGAAGTTAGGAGATTTTGGTTCGGCTGTGAAAATCGAGGCACATACAACCATGCCAGGTGAACTAAAAGGATATGTTGGTACTCAGGCATACATGGCTCCAGAAGTATTTACTAAAACAAATACTGATGGTCATGGACGAGCTGCTGATATTTATAGTTTGGGATGTTGTGTGATTGAAATGTCATCAGGAAAGGTTTGTCTCTCtagattatttaaataaatagatgTAATAGATTTGTTTAACGTATTTTAGCGCCCATGGCATCAATTTGATTctagttttcaaattatgtTCAAAGTAGGAATGGGGGAAAATGCTGAAATTCCAGAGAATCTAAGCCAAGAAGGGAAAGAATTTGttgatttatgtttaaaacatGATCCCAAAGAACGACCAAATGCCAGTGAATTGCTGTTACACAATTTTTGCAAAGTAAATGCTGATTAGATTGtctttacatttttgatattttttgtttatatttaaagtttGTCGATCTTTTCGCAgtaaaaaacagcaaaatgattcaatgtaaatatgtgtatggaatgaataaaaaacaatctacttataattaatttctttagatttttataataattttggtcacttaaaattgtttcatcTTAATTTCGATATAAAATGTGTTTGAATTCGAACAAAATAAGTTCATGTTTAATACCTAGatttttaatgtcaatttgctatttttatcgtttttaatttttaatcaaaaagtaaaaatttctatttttttcaaataatttttatttccccccttaactttttcgacaaaatcggagggggtgACATGAAGTTTAgtttttataaagatttatgtaataatgaaacaaatactttattatttacttaaatcGGAAACTCTAAGGGTTGACAAAATATGTCacttttttgacttgaaaaaagtatttatttgtttaagtatttactatttattatatatgaaTATATCTACTAacagtaaatattaaaaaaacagcaaaccaaaatttatcaataatttggTATAgagtattaaaattatattttttattatttattgttatctcATAACATATTATcacgttaattttattaaaaatgtcaaaaaataaaacattgttaatggcaaaaaataaatttgaaactaaGTCACATAATATCACAGACGACTACGAAATATCTAATAATGTATTAGGtggttaatttttcagaattttattacattcagTACAATTTACTACATTTATAGGACTTGGTATTAATGGAAAAGTGGTAGAGTGTATAAATAAGAAATCAATGCAAAAACATGCCTTGAAAGTTTTGCACGACAATTCAAAATCAAGACGGTATGTTAGCTTTCTAAAAtacgataatttttaaatatgaaaaatgaatattttttatacagagAAATAGAACTTCATTGGCAAGCATCGGGATGTAAACACATTGTGAATATTATTGATGTTTATGAAAACTCATATAGTGGCAATCGTTGTTTATTGGTTGTAATGGAAAAATGTTCAGGAGGAGAGCTCTTTCAGAGAATACAGGATAGACAAGATGGAGCCTTTACTGAACGAGAAGCTGCACAAATAATGCATGAAATTTGTCtggctgtcaaatttttacatgataTGAATATTGCACATCGCGATCTGAAACCTGAAAATTTACTTCTGGTTTCAAATGAtcctaattcaattttaaaattgacagATTTTGGTTTTGCAAAAGAGACTTTTGAAAGTGTAAAGCAACTTCAAACACCATGTTATACACCTTATTATGTTGCACCTGAAGTACTTGGACCAGAAAAGTATGACAAAAGCTGTGATATTTGGTCACTTGGTGttattatgtatattttattatgtggATTTCCTCCATTTTATTCAAACCATGGCCTAGCAATCTCACCTGGAATGAAAACGAGAATTCGTACTGGACAGTATGATTTTCCAGACCCTGAGTGGAAAAATGTAAGCGATGCTgctaagaaattaattaaaggtaTGTTGAATGTGGATCCAGCCAAGCGTCTAACAATTGATGatgtaatgaaaaattcgTGGATAGCTGTAAGTTTACTATATGAACATATTCTGAATACATTTTCTGAATCTTACTGTTTTGATAGCAATATACGAGCGTTCCGCAAACTCCTTTACATACTGGTCGAATGTTAAAGGAAGGTGAAGAGACATGGCCTGAAGTACAAGAAGAGTTGACTCGTTCTTTGGCTACAATGCGAGTGGATTATGATCAAatgcatattaaaaatttagacaaatcTAACAATCCATTATTAAACAAACGACGaaagaaagaacaaaaataattcatagtTCATTTCGCATATTACTTTCGTATAATCTATAAACAAATTGTATGTAACATAATTCTTAATTGCAAGGATGagctttccattttttttttcatcatcatttggAACATGAATGGGGGGGGGGGTGGAGtaggaaataaaaaagtaataaataaaaaaaataaatattaaaaaaaaatatatttaaaaaatatattaaaaaaaatatatataaaaaaatctgttatacaagaagttttcaacttcaaaaatagatcatttatattcgtcaagtaaaaaaaaatataaaaaaaagcgaactaaaaaggaataaacaagagcCCTGTGGTAACAAAGTCGGAAAAATTgccaagtaaataaagttacaaaatttttgagaacaaaaacttgaatataaaggatttatttcagtcTACGTCAGTATTGATatttattctgaaataaatcctttatattcaagtttttgttctcaaaaattttttaactttatttacttggcAATTTTTCCGACTTTGTTACCACAGGgctcttgtttattcctttttagttcgctttttttactttttttttacttgacgaatataaatgatctatttttgaagttgaaaacttcttgtataacagatttttttatatatattttttttaatatatttttttaatatattttttttatttattactttttagtgtTGTACAGAAgtagtttttaacatttatttaatcataagatttctaaaaactaaaaaaatgacCCACAGAAAATTCATTGTAGTGACCAGCGGGGCCAGTTTTGTGTTTAAGGTATCctggagaaaattttaaaaccatgGAGCACCATGAAAGTTTTGAACAATCCAaaaattgatggattttttttttaaatttggtgttcttccacaaaaaaattaaaaaaaaaattgaattttttttctaaaagttaaaaataaatcttgctctatataatttttatgctattttgttacatttttatctGCAAAACTCTTTCGTGAAAccgaaatctaaaaatttttataattttttttctaaatattttacaagttgtaaatatttcaagtaGACATTGCAAACTCGAGCTTTTATGAGTGCTTGAAGCTCGAGCTTTTATGAGTGCTTGAAGCTCGAGCTTTTATGAGTGCTTGAAGCTCAAGCTTGAGCCTTCGAGAAAAAacgtataaatttaaaaaaaaattaaaaaatcgtaaataaatccactaaaaaaattattttttttccaacttttgattttttttatctaaaaatatcatttgaaaatttgcaatca
It encodes:
- the LOC134830783 gene encoding MAP kinase-activated protein kinase 2 isoform X1, producing the protein MSKNKTLLMAKNKFETKSHNITDDYEISNNVLGLGINGKVVECINKKSMQKHALKVLHDNSKSRREIELHWQASGCKHIVNIIDVYENSYSGNRCLLVVMEKCSGGELFQRIQDRQDGAFTEREAAQIMHEICLAVKFLHDMNIAHRDLKPENLLLVSNDPNSILKLTDFGFAKETFESVKQLQTPCYTPYYVAPEVLGPEKYDKSCDIWSLGVIMYILLCGFPPFYSNHGLAISPGMKTRIRTGQYDFPDPEWKNVSDAAKKLIKGMLNVDPAKRLTIDDVMKNSWIAQYTSVPQTPLHTGRMLKEGEETWPEVQEELTRSLATMRVDYDQMHIKNLDKSNNPLLNKRRKKEQK
- the LOC134830783 gene encoding MAP kinase-activated protein kinase 2 isoform X2, whose translation is MQKHALKVLHDNSKSRREIELHWQASGCKHIVNIIDVYENSYSGNRCLLVVMEKCSGGELFQRIQDRQDGAFTEREAAQIMHEICLAVKFLHDMNIAHRDLKPENLLLVSNDPNSILKLTDFGFAKETFESVKQLQTPCYTPYYVAPEVLGPEKYDKSCDIWSLGVIMYILLCGFPPFYSNHGLAISPGMKTRIRTGQYDFPDPEWKNVSDAAKKLIKGMLNVDPAKRLTIDDVMKNSWIAQYTSVPQTPLHTGRMLKEGEETWPEVQEELTRSLATMRVDYDQMHIKNLDKSNNPLLNKRRKKEQK